The following proteins are encoded in a genomic region of Salminus brasiliensis chromosome 25, fSalBra1.hap2, whole genome shotgun sequence:
- the rxfp3.3a1 gene encoding relaxin-3 receptor 1, whose protein sequence is MLWSCRCDALKLASVFLLGDMGNAEVTPPVDEEHESGTLNRSLIESEERFRSLEDIDVSADGSPALRFIISVTYSVVCATGLVGNLLVLFFVRARQDRRTNKINFFILNLAVTDFQFVLTLPFWAVDTALDFSWPFGDAMCKIVLSATVMNMYASVFFLTAMSVTRYRSVASALTERASPSTCSARSVGALLWALATVATAPTSVFSSVTNVAGEKLCLLRFPDGQHWLAVYHVQKILVAFVVPMAIVCVSYLLLLRIVRRRGMRNNTKRRTQVTRSVTLVVLSFFLCWMPNHAVTLWGVLVKFNVVRWDRTYYVVHTYVFPLTVCLAHANSCLNPVIYCMTRRDFRKKLKELWLRD, encoded by the coding sequence ATGCTGTGGTCTTGCAGGTGTGATGCGCTCAAATTAGCTTCTGTATTTCTTCTCGGCGACATGGGGAACGCTGAGGTCACGCCGCCGGTGGACGAGGAGCACGAGAGCGGCACCCTGAACCGGTCTCTCATCGAGAGCGAGGAGCGCTTCAGGAGCCTGGAGGACATCGACGTGTCCGCGGACGGCAGCCCCGCGCTCAGGTTCATCATCTCGGTCACCTACTCGGTGGTGTGCGCCACGGGTCTGGTAGGCAACCTGCTGGTGCTCTTCTTCGTGCGCGCGCGCCAGGACCGCAGGACCAACAAGATCAACTTCTTCATCCTCAACCTGGCCGTGACGGACTTCCAGTTCGTGCTGACGCTGCCCTTCTGGGCCGTGGACACTGCACTGGACTTCAGCTGGCCGTTCGGCGACGCCATGTGCAAGATCGTGCTCTCCGCCACGGTGATGAACATGTACGCGAGCGTCTTCTTCCTCACGGCCATGAGCGTCACGCGCTACCGCTCGGTGGCTTCGGCGCTCACCGAGCGCGCCTCGCCGAGCACGTGCTCCGCGCGCAGCGTCGGCGCGCTGCTCTGGGCGCTGGCCACGGTGGCCACGGCGCCCACCTCCGTCTTCTCCTCGGTGACCAACGTGGCCGGCGAGAAGCTCTGCCTGCTGCGCTTCCCGGACGGGCAGCACTGGCTGGCCGTGTACCACGTGCAGAAGATCCTGGTGGCCTTCGTCGTGCCCATGGCCATCGTGTGCGTCAGCTACCTCCTGCTGCTGAGGATCGTGCGCCGCCGCGGCATGAGGAACAACACGAAGCGCCGGACGCAGGTGACCAGGTCCGTCACGCTCGTGGTGCTCTCCTTCTTCCTCTGCTGGATGCCCAACCACGCCGTCACGCTGTGGGGCGTGCTGGTCAAGTTCAACGTCGTGCGCTGGGACCGGACGTACTACGTGGTGCACACGTACGTGTTCCCGCTCACCGTGTGCCTCGCGCACGCCAACAGCTGCCTCAACCCCGTCATCTACTGCATGACGCGCCGGGACTTCAGGAAAAAGCTCAAGGAGCTCTGGCTGCGGGACTGA